In Kitasatospora gansuensis, a genomic segment contains:
- a CDS encoding TraR/DksA family transcriptional regulator encodes MSTTRRKTSTSTGRVAATSRKHAPAGSGARGAESVDPAELPVRPGEDAWTTAEVAELHQELNEDADRLRTEIAAAELALNGLMRDSNDGAGDDQVDAGTKNISRESELALANNARDSLAQTERALTRLEGVGFGVCESCGQAVGKARLQAFPRATLCVTCKAKQERR; translated from the coding sequence GTGAGCACTACACGGCGGAAGACCAGCACCAGCACCGGACGGGTGGCCGCGACCAGCCGCAAGCACGCTCCGGCGGGGAGCGGGGCACGCGGGGCCGAGTCGGTGGACCCGGCGGAGCTGCCGGTCCGCCCCGGTGAGGACGCGTGGACCACGGCCGAGGTGGCCGAGCTGCACCAGGAACTGAACGAGGACGCCGACCGGCTGCGCACCGAGATCGCCGCCGCCGAGCTGGCGCTGAACGGTCTGATGCGGGACTCCAACGACGGCGCGGGCGACGACCAGGTCGACGCCGGCACCAAGAACATCAGCCGGGAGAGCGAGCTCGCGCTCGCCAACAACGCCCGGGACAGCCTGGCCCAGACCGAGCGGGCGCTGACCCGGCTCGAGGGCGTGGGCTTCGGGGTCTGCGAGTCCTGCGGGCAGGCGGTCGGCAAGGCGAGGCTGCAGGCCTTCCCGCGGGCGACGCTGTGCGTCACCTGCAAGGCCAAGCAGGAGCGCAGGTAA
- a CDS encoding RluA family pseudouridine synthase, whose translation MSTAAQTRSLPVPDGLEGERLDAALARMFGFSRTKAAELAADGKVTIDGVTAGKSDRVMAGAWLEVEIPAPAAPVRVIAEHVEGMRIVHDDADIVLVDKPVGVAAHPSPGWTGPTVIGGLAAAGYRISTSGAAERQGVVHRLDVGTSGLMVVAKSERAYTDLKRQFHDRIVEKKYNTLVQGHPDPMSGTVDAPIGRHPSSDWKWAVTKDGKHSITHYDLIEAYRAASLLDIKLETGRTHQIRVHMSALRHPCVGDITYGADPTLAKRLGLTRQWLHAVSLGFEHPGDGEWVQFDSEYPEDLRRALDIISAES comes from the coding sequence GTGAGTACCGCAGCGCAGACCCGCAGCCTCCCCGTTCCCGACGGCCTGGAGGGTGAGCGCCTCGACGCCGCCCTGGCCCGGATGTTCGGCTTCTCCCGGACCAAGGCCGCCGAGCTGGCCGCCGACGGGAAGGTCACCATCGACGGCGTGACCGCCGGCAAGTCGGACCGGGTGATGGCCGGTGCCTGGCTGGAGGTCGAGATCCCGGCCCCCGCCGCCCCGGTCCGGGTGATCGCCGAGCACGTCGAGGGCATGCGGATCGTCCACGACGACGCGGACATCGTGCTGGTCGACAAGCCGGTCGGCGTCGCCGCTCACCCCAGCCCCGGCTGGACCGGCCCGACCGTGATCGGCGGCCTGGCCGCGGCCGGCTACCGGATCTCCACCTCCGGCGCGGCCGAGCGCCAGGGCGTCGTGCACCGCCTGGACGTCGGCACCTCGGGCCTGATGGTGGTCGCCAAGTCCGAGCGCGCGTACACCGACCTCAAGCGCCAGTTCCACGACCGGATCGTGGAGAAGAAGTACAACACCCTGGTGCAGGGCCACCCGGACCCGATGAGCGGCACCGTGGACGCGCCGATCGGCCGCCACCCCAGCTCGGACTGGAAGTGGGCCGTCACCAAGGACGGCAAGCACTCGATCACCCACTACGACCTGATCGAGGCCTACCGGGCCGCCTCGCTGCTCGACATCAAGCTGGAGACCGGCCGCACCCACCAGATCCGGGTGCACATGTCGGCGCTGCGGCACCCCTGCGTCGGCGACATCACCTACGGCGCCGACCCGACGCTGGCCAAGCGGCTCGGCCTGACCCGGCAGTGGCTGCACGCGGTCTCGCTCGGCTTCGAGCACCCCGGCGACGGCGAGTGGGTGCAGTTCGACAGCGAGTACCCCGAGGACCTGCGCCGGGCGCTCGACATCATCTCCGCGGAGAGCTGA
- the ileS gene encoding isoleucine--tRNA ligase encodes MTTYNPVPAQVDLPVLEHQILSFWQDNKIFQRSLEQSEGRPEWVFYEGPPTANGMPGAHHIEARVFKDVFPRYRTMKGYHVARKAGWDCHGLPVELAVEKELGFSGKQDIEKYGIAEFNDKCRDSVTRHTDAFTELTTRMGYWVDLDEAYRTMDPSYIESVWWSLQQIFDKGLLVQDHRVAPWCPRCGTGLSDHELAQGYETVVDPSVFVRFPLTSGPLAGTAALLVWTTTPWTLVSNTAAAVHPDVTYVVATDGTERLVVAEPLLAKALGEGWEATGESFTGAEMERWAYRRPFDLVEIEDAHYVLNADYVTTEDGTGIVHQSPAFGADDLATCRKYGLPVVNPVEADGTFAADVPLVGGVFFKKADEALVADLQARGLLFRHLPYEHSYPHCWRCHTALLYYAQPSWYIRTTAVKDALIRENEATNWFPENVKHGRFGDWLNNNIDWALSRNRYWGTPLPIWRCEDNHLTCVGSLAQLSELTGTDQSALDPHRPFIDEVTFACPTCSATATRVPEVIDAWYDSGSMPFAQYGYPYQNKELFERRYPAQFISEAIDQTRGWFYTLMAVGTLVFDKNSYENVVCLGHILAEDGRKMSKHLGNTLDPIPLMDQHGADAVRWFMAAGGSPWSARRVGHGAIQEVVRKTLLTYWNTVAFQALYARTADWAPSASDPAPADRPQLDKWVLSELNTLVRDVDAALESYDTHRAGKLLSGFVDDLSNWYVRRGRRRFWQGDAAALATLHEALETVTRLMAPLTPFISERVWQDLVVPVVADAPASVHLSSWPVADEALIDTELSRNMALVRRLVELGRATRAESGVKTRQPLSRALIAAQGWDELPGDLRAQIAEELNVSVLESLAEVGGSLVDTSAKANFRALGKRFGKGVQDVAKVVAAADAAALAASLRSSGTASVELNGETVELGPDEVIITETPREGWAVANESGATVALDLHITPELKRLGIARDAIRQIQEARKNSGLDVADRIVLRWRAATEETAEAIAEHGQLVADEVLATDFLAGAAEWTSETFTDEGLGLSFQLRKA; translated from the coding sequence ATGACCACGTACAACCCCGTACCCGCTCAGGTGGACCTGCCGGTCCTGGAGCACCAGATCCTGTCCTTCTGGCAGGACAACAAGATCTTCCAGCGCAGCCTGGAGCAGTCCGAGGGCCGCCCCGAGTGGGTGTTCTACGAGGGCCCGCCGACCGCCAACGGCATGCCGGGCGCGCACCACATCGAGGCCCGGGTCTTCAAGGACGTCTTCCCGCGCTACCGGACCATGAAGGGCTACCACGTCGCCCGCAAGGCCGGCTGGGACTGTCACGGCCTGCCGGTCGAGCTCGCCGTCGAGAAGGAGCTCGGCTTCTCCGGCAAGCAGGACATCGAGAAGTACGGCATCGCCGAGTTCAACGACAAGTGCCGTGACTCGGTGACCCGGCACACCGACGCCTTCACCGAGCTCACCACGCGCATGGGCTACTGGGTCGACCTCGACGAGGCCTACCGCACCATGGACCCGTCCTACATCGAGTCGGTCTGGTGGTCGCTCCAGCAGATCTTCGACAAGGGCCTGCTGGTCCAGGACCACCGGGTCGCCCCCTGGTGCCCGCGCTGCGGCACCGGCCTCTCCGACCACGAGCTGGCCCAGGGCTACGAGACCGTGGTCGACCCCTCGGTCTTCGTCCGCTTCCCGCTCACCTCGGGCCCGCTGGCCGGCACCGCCGCGCTGCTGGTGTGGACCACCACCCCGTGGACCCTGGTCTCCAACACCGCCGCCGCCGTGCACCCGGACGTCACCTACGTGGTGGCCACCGACGGCACCGAGCGGCTCGTGGTCGCCGAGCCGCTGCTGGCCAAGGCGCTGGGCGAGGGCTGGGAGGCCACCGGCGAGTCCTTCACCGGCGCCGAGATGGAGCGCTGGGCCTACCGGCGCCCGTTCGACCTGGTCGAGATCGAGGACGCGCACTACGTCCTGAACGCCGACTACGTCACCACCGAGGACGGCACCGGCATCGTCCACCAGTCCCCCGCCTTCGGCGCGGACGACCTCGCCACCTGCCGCAAGTACGGCCTGCCGGTGGTCAACCCGGTCGAGGCGGACGGTACCTTCGCGGCCGACGTCCCGCTGGTCGGCGGCGTCTTCTTCAAGAAGGCCGACGAGGCCCTGGTGGCCGACCTGCAGGCCCGCGGCCTGCTGTTCCGGCACCTGCCGTACGAGCACAGCTACCCGCACTGCTGGCGCTGCCACACCGCGCTGCTCTACTACGCGCAGCCGTCCTGGTACATCCGCACCACCGCCGTCAAGGACGCGCTGATCCGGGAGAACGAGGCCACCAACTGGTTCCCCGAGAACGTCAAGCACGGCCGCTTCGGTGACTGGCTGAACAACAACATCGACTGGGCGCTCTCCCGCAACCGGTACTGGGGCACCCCGCTGCCGATCTGGCGCTGCGAGGACAACCACCTCACCTGCGTCGGCTCGCTGGCCCAGCTCTCCGAGCTGACCGGCACCGACCAGAGCGCGCTGGACCCGCACCGCCCGTTCATCGACGAGGTCACCTTCGCCTGCCCGACCTGCTCGGCGACGGCGACCCGGGTGCCCGAGGTGATCGACGCCTGGTACGACTCAGGCTCGATGCCGTTCGCCCAGTACGGCTACCCGTACCAGAACAAGGAGCTGTTCGAGCGCCGGTACCCGGCCCAGTTCATCTCCGAGGCGATCGACCAGACCCGCGGCTGGTTCTACACGCTGATGGCGGTCGGCACCCTGGTGTTCGACAAGAACAGCTACGAGAACGTGGTCTGCCTCGGCCACATCCTGGCCGAGGACGGCCGGAAGATGTCCAAGCACCTGGGCAACACCCTCGACCCGATCCCGCTGATGGACCAGCACGGCGCCGACGCGGTGCGCTGGTTCATGGCGGCCGGCGGCTCGCCGTGGTCGGCCCGCCGGGTCGGGCACGGGGCGATCCAGGAGGTGGTCCGCAAGACGCTGCTGACGTACTGGAACACCGTGGCCTTCCAGGCCCTGTACGCCCGCACCGCCGACTGGGCCCCGTCCGCCTCGGACCCGGCGCCGGCCGACCGGCCGCAGCTGGACAAGTGGGTGCTCTCCGAGCTCAACACCCTGGTCCGCGACGTGGACGCGGCGCTGGAGTCGTACGACACCCACCGGGCCGGCAAGCTGCTCTCCGGCTTCGTCGACGACCTCTCCAACTGGTACGTCCGGCGCGGGCGTCGGCGGTTCTGGCAGGGTGACGCGGCCGCGCTGGCCACCCTGCACGAGGCGCTGGAGACCGTGACCCGGCTGATGGCCCCGCTGACCCCGTTCATCAGCGAGCGGGTCTGGCAGGACCTGGTGGTCCCGGTGGTCGCGGACGCCCCGGCCTCGGTGCACCTGTCGTCCTGGCCGGTCGCCGACGAGGCGCTGATCGACACCGAGCTGTCCCGGAACATGGCACTGGTGCGACGCCTGGTCGAGCTCGGCCGGGCCACCCGCGCCGAGTCGGGTGTGAAGACCCGTCAGCCGCTGTCCCGGGCGCTGATCGCGGCCCAGGGCTGGGACGAGCTGCCCGGTGACCTGCGGGCGCAGATCGCCGAGGAGCTGAACGTCTCGGTGCTGGAGTCGCTCGCGGAGGTCGGCGGTTCGCTGGTCGACACCTCGGCCAAGGCCAACTTCCGGGCGCTGGGCAAGCGCTTCGGCAAGGGCGTGCAGGACGTCGCCAAGGTAGTGGCCGCCGCGGACGCCGCTGCGCTGGCCGCCTCGCTGCGTTCCTCCGGCACCGCCTCGGTCGAGCTGAACGGCGAGACCGTCGAGCTCGGTCCGGACGAGGTGATCATCACCGAGACCCCGCGCGAGGGCTGGGCGGTGGCCAACGAGTCCGGCGCCACGGTCGCGCTGGACCTCCACATCACCCCGGAGCTCAAGCGGCTCGGCATCGCCCGGGACGCCATCCGGCAGATCCAGGAGGCCCGGAAGAACTCCGGCCTCGACGTCGCCGACCGCATCGTGCTGCGCTGGCGGGCCGCCACCGAGGAGACCGCCGAGGCGATCGCCGAACACGGCCAGCTGGTCGCCGACGAGGTGCTCGCCACCGACTTCCTCGCGGGCGCGGCGGAGTGGACCTCGGAGACCTTCACGGACGAGGGCCTCGGCCTGAGCTTCCAGCTGCGCAAGGCGTAA
- a CDS encoding DivIVA domain-containing protein: MSLSPEDVRNKQFTTVRLREGYDEDEVDAFLDEVEAELTRLLRENEDLRAKLAAATRAAAQNQANMRKEQQPQDARQGGPVPAAISGPPVPGQGQMQQGPNQQQQMQQMGNQPLGLPSGAPQLPSGQGGPMGQPNQQQQLQPMGQQQMQQPMGQQQMGQTMGGQQQLVQPMGGQMLQPMGQQQMGQTMGGQQLQPMGGPMGQQLGGPMGAPMQQQAPGGDSAARVLALAQQTADQAISEARSEANKIVGEARSRAEGLERDARAKADALERDAQEKHRVAMGSLESARATLERKVEDLRAFEREYRTRLKSYLETQLRQLESQADDSLAPPRIPATASLPPAGASAMSSQPSFGGQSSFTGAGQPSFGGQSSFGGGNGQPSFGGQPNGAPSGAAQMAPAGMTQPMAAVRPQPPQPMQQAPAPMRGFLIDEDGDN, translated from the coding sequence ATGTCACTGTCCCCCGAGGACGTTCGGAACAAGCAGTTCACGACCGTCCGGCTGCGTGAAGGCTATGACGAGGACGAGGTCGATGCCTTCCTCGACGAGGTCGAAGCTGAGCTGACCCGCCTGCTCCGCGAGAACGAGGACCTGCGGGCCAAGCTCGCCGCGGCCACTCGTGCCGCCGCGCAGAACCAGGCCAACATGCGCAAGGAGCAGCAGCCGCAGGACGCCCGCCAGGGCGGTCCCGTCCCCGCTGCCATATCCGGCCCGCCGGTGCCCGGCCAGGGTCAGATGCAGCAGGGCCCCAACCAGCAGCAGCAGATGCAGCAGATGGGCAACCAGCCGCTGGGCCTGCCGTCCGGTGCGCCGCAGCTCCCCTCCGGTCAGGGCGGCCCGATGGGCCAGCCCAACCAGCAGCAGCAGCTGCAGCCGATGGGCCAGCAGCAGATGCAGCAGCCGATGGGTCAGCAGCAGATGGGCCAGACCATGGGCGGCCAGCAGCAGCTGGTGCAGCCGATGGGTGGTCAGATGCTGCAGCCGATGGGTCAGCAGCAGATGGGCCAGACCATGGGCGGCCAGCAGCTGCAGCCGATGGGCGGCCCGATGGGCCAGCAGCTCGGCGGCCCGATGGGTGCCCCGATGCAGCAGCAGGCTCCCGGTGGCGACAGCGCCGCCCGGGTGCTCGCGCTCGCCCAGCAGACCGCCGACCAGGCGATCTCCGAGGCCCGTTCCGAGGCCAACAAGATCGTCGGCGAGGCGCGCAGCCGGGCCGAGGGCCTGGAGCGGGACGCCCGCGCCAAGGCCGACGCCCTGGAGCGGGACGCGCAGGAGAAGCACCGGGTCGCGATGGGCTCGCTGGAGTCCGCCCGCGCCACCCTGGAGCGCAAGGTCGAGGACCTGCGTGCCTTCGAGCGTGAGTACCGCACCCGCCTGAAGTCCTACCTGGAGACCCAGCTGCGCCAGCTGGAGTCGCAGGCGGACGACTCGCTCGCCCCGCCGCGGATCCCGGCCACCGCCTCGCTGCCGCCGGCCGGTGCCTCGGCCATGAGCAGCCAGCCGTCCTTCGGCGGCCAGTCCTCCTTCACCGGTGCGGGCCAGCCGTCCTTCGGCGGCCAGTCCTCCTTCGGTGGCGGCAACGGTCAGCCCTCCTTCGGCGGCCAGCCGAACGGTGCCCCCAGCGGCGCCGCACAGATGGCCCCCGCCGGGATGACCCAGCCGATGGCGGCCGTCCGGCCGCAGCCCCCGCAGCCGATGCAGCAGGCGCCCGCTCCGATGCGCGGCTTCCTGATCGACGAGGACGGCGACAACTAA
- a CDS encoding GNAT family N-acetyltransferase — protein MELRRPIEEDADTLLAGSRDPLVREFMQGVFAHRDRASAVRWITEVAPGLWDADRAAHFAVLDGPGPAVGWAELTDLRADEGAAEVAVWLLPAARSLRVAASALRLVCRFGFEQLELQRIDAYAAADNMPVQVVGAFIGFRRAGFRPQLFRSSSTHTLHDAVYATVVPGELC, from the coding sequence GTGGAGCTGCGCCGCCCGATTGAGGAGGACGCGGACACGCTGCTGGCCGGCTCGCGCGATCCGCTGGTCCGGGAGTTCATGCAGGGCGTGTTCGCGCACCGGGACCGGGCGTCGGCGGTGCGCTGGATCACCGAGGTCGCCCCCGGACTCTGGGACGCCGACCGGGCCGCGCACTTCGCCGTACTGGACGGCCCGGGGCCCGCCGTCGGCTGGGCCGAACTCACCGACCTGCGGGCGGACGAAGGCGCGGCCGAGGTCGCGGTCTGGCTACTGCCGGCCGCCCGCAGTCTGCGGGTGGCCGCCTCGGCGCTCCGGCTGGTCTGCCGATTCGGCTTCGAGCAGCTGGAGTTGCAGCGGATCGACGCCTACGCGGCGGCGGACAACATGCCCGTCCAGGTGGTCGGGGCCTTCATCGGCTTCCGCCGGGCGGGCTTCCGCCCACAGCTCTTCCGCAGCTCCAGCACCCACACGCTGCACGACGCCGTGTACGCCACCGTGGTGCCCGGCGAGCTCTGCTGA
- a CDS encoding YggS family pyridoxal phosphate-dependent enzyme — MAGLTEGQRARYEELGANLEVVERRIADACAAAGRARDEVRLVVVTKTYPAEDTALLAALGVTDVAENRDQDAAPKAELCRELPLDWHFVGQLQTNKVRSVVRYANHVHSVDRLRLVQSLAAAVANAGRPPLGCLVQVALDKEAGEGEGRAGAAPGEVAALADAIADTPGLRLSGVMTVAPLAGPLAGDPAKAFERLAEIATALRSSHPAATMVSAGMSGDLEQAVAAGATHVRVGTAVLGVRSTLR; from the coding sequence CTGGCGGGGCTGACCGAGGGTCAGCGGGCCAGGTACGAGGAGCTGGGCGCCAACCTCGAAGTGGTGGAGCGCCGGATCGCGGACGCCTGTGCGGCGGCCGGACGGGCCAGGGACGAGGTCAGGCTGGTGGTGGTCACCAAGACCTACCCGGCCGAGGACACCGCCCTGCTGGCCGCCCTGGGGGTCACCGACGTGGCGGAGAACCGCGACCAGGACGCGGCCCCCAAGGCCGAGCTCTGCCGCGAACTGCCGCTGGACTGGCACTTCGTGGGCCAGCTGCAGACCAACAAGGTCCGCTCGGTGGTCCGCTACGCCAACCACGTGCACTCGGTGGACCGGCTCCGGCTGGTCCAGTCGCTGGCCGCCGCGGTGGCCAACGCCGGGCGCCCGCCGCTGGGTTGCCTGGTCCAGGTGGCACTCGACAAGGAGGCCGGCGAGGGCGAGGGCCGGGCCGGAGCGGCCCCCGGCGAGGTCGCCGCACTGGCCGACGCGATCGCCGACACGCCCGGGCTGCGACTGTCCGGTGTGATGACCGTCGCTCCGCTGGCCGGCCCGCTGGCGGGCGATCCGGCGAAGGCCTTCGAGCGGCTGGCGGAAATCGCAACTGCCCTACGGTCGAGCCATCCTGCTGCCACGATGGTCTCGGCGGGTATGAGCGGGGACCTGGAGCAGGCGGTGGCCGCCGGAGCGACACATGTGCGCGTCGGTACGGCGGTGCTCGGAGTGCGGTCGACGCTCCGGTAA
- a CDS encoding GNAT family N-acetyltransferase: protein MAAELRVAAGEVDLALVRLIRHEVFVVEQGVPAELEYDEYDATSVHVLALADGMALGTGRLIHGAEALGKTGVEGRVLLGRLAVRKAARGTGLGAELVRALEQAGRERGGTELELHAQVQALGFYERLGYAAEGPVYDDAGIPHRTMTRKL, encoded by the coding sequence ATGGCGGCCGAGCTGCGGGTCGCCGCCGGGGAGGTCGACCTGGCGCTGGTCCGGCTGATCCGGCACGAGGTCTTCGTGGTCGAGCAGGGCGTCCCGGCGGAGCTGGAGTACGACGAGTACGACGCCACCTCGGTGCACGTGCTGGCCCTCGCCGACGGGATGGCGCTGGGCACCGGCCGGCTGATCCACGGCGCGGAGGCGCTCGGGAAGACCGGTGTCGAGGGCCGGGTGCTGCTCGGCCGGCTCGCGGTCCGCAAGGCCGCCCGGGGCACCGGGCTCGGCGCCGAGCTGGTCCGGGCACTGGAGCAGGCCGGGCGGGAGCGCGGCGGCACCGAGCTGGAGCTGCACGCGCAGGTGCAGGCCCTGGGCTTCTACGAGCGGCTCGGCTACGCCGCCGAGGGCCCGGTCTACGACGACGCCGGGATTCCGCACCGGACGATGACGCGGAAGCTCTGA
- a CDS encoding YggT family protein, translating into MGIVRGVLFYALSAFLLVLLFRLVMDWVFQFARSWRPGKAMVVVLEATYTVTDPPLKLLRRFIPPLRFGGVALDLSFFVLMIIVFVLRSLVLTLPS; encoded by the coding sequence ATGGGGATCGTGCGGGGAGTGCTCTTCTATGCGCTGAGCGCTTTCCTGTTGGTCCTGCTCTTCCGTCTGGTCATGGACTGGGTCTTCCAGTTCGCCCGCTCGTGGCGTCCCGGGAAGGCCATGGTCGTGGTGCTGGAGGCCACGTACACTGTCACCGATCCGCCGCTCAAGCTTCTTCGGCGATTCATCCCGCCGTTGCGTTTCGGGGGCGTGGCGCTCGACCTGTCCTTCTTCGTACTGATGATCATTGTGTTTGTCCTGAGATCGCTCGTGCTGACTCTGCCGTCTTGA
- a CDS encoding cell division protein SepF — translation MAGAMRKMAVYLGLVEDETYDGQGYDPDDDYDTDPEPIRTGRTEGLERPAAAPAAPAPVAHIAPQPVPAAVPIRQEQPRMAPVSSITPDRRQNLEKSTPVIMPKVVNEREPYRITTLHPRTYNEARTIGEQFRGGTPVIMNLTEMDDTDAKRLVDFAAGLVFGLHGSIERVTQKVFLLSPANVDVTAEDKARIAEGGFFNQS, via the coding sequence ATGGCCGGCGCAATGCGCAAGATGGCGGTCTACCTCGGCCTCGTGGAGGACGAGACGTACGACGGCCAGGGTTACGACCCCGACGACGACTACGACACGGACCCCGAGCCGATCCGAACCGGACGGACCGAGGGCCTGGAGCGCCCCGCCGCGGCACCCGCCGCGCCGGCGCCGGTCGCCCACATCGCGCCTCAGCCCGTCCCGGCCGCCGTGCCGATCCGGCAGGAGCAGCCGCGGATGGCCCCAGTGTCGTCCATCACACCCGACCGCCGCCAAAACCTGGAGAAGAGCACCCCGGTGATCATGCCCAAGGTCGTCAACGAACGAGAGCCCTACCGCATCACCACGCTGCACCCGAGGACCTACAACGAGGCCCGTACGATCGGGGAACAGTTCCGTGGCGGCACCCCGGTGATCATGAATTTGACCGAGATGGACGACACGGATGCGAAGCGGCTCGTAGACTTCGCCGCTGGACTCGTCTTCGGTCTGCACGGCAGTATCGAGCGAGTGACACAGAAGGTGTTCCTGCTGTCGCCTGCTAACGTCGATGTAACGGCGGAGGACAAGGCTCGGATCGCCGAGGGTGGGTTCTTCAACCAGAGCTGA
- the lspA gene encoding signal peptidase II: MSIPEESSDGVAEPAGSAEPVRTPEELAAREVLRRRRVVLLLGVALLAYLIDLGSKLLVVARLEGHQPIDVIGDIVTFQVIRNGGAAFGMGQAMTVVFTAIATSVIVVIWRIARKLYSLPWAIALGLLLGGALGNLTDRLFRSPEVFRGHVVDFISVQHFAVFNLADSAIVCGGILVVLLSFRGSNPDGTVHQVTKEDKSA, from the coding sequence GTGAGCATCCCCGAGGAGTCGTCGGACGGCGTGGCCGAGCCGGCCGGATCGGCCGAGCCGGTCCGTACGCCGGAGGAGCTGGCCGCGCGGGAGGTGCTCCGCCGCCGCCGGGTCGTGCTGCTGCTCGGGGTGGCCCTGCTCGCCTACCTGATCGACCTGGGCAGCAAGCTGCTGGTGGTGGCCCGGCTGGAGGGGCACCAGCCGATCGACGTGATCGGCGACATCGTCACCTTCCAGGTGATCAGGAACGGCGGCGCCGCCTTCGGGATGGGCCAGGCGATGACGGTGGTCTTCACCGCGATCGCCACCTCGGTGATCGTGGTGATCTGGCGGATCGCCCGCAAGCTCTACAGCCTGCCGTGGGCGATCGCGCTCGGCCTGCTGCTCGGCGGCGCGCTGGGGAACCTGACCGACCGGCTGTTCCGCTCGCCCGAGGTGTTCCGCGGGCACGTGGTCGACTTCATCTCGGTCCAGCACTTCGCGGTCTTCAACCTGGCCGACTCGGCCATCGTCTGCGGCGGCATCCTGGTCGTCCTGCTCTCCTTCCGGGGCAGCAACCCGGACGGCACCGTGCACCAGGTGACCAAGGAAGACAAGAGCGCGTAG